The following proteins are co-located in the Anser cygnoides isolate HZ-2024a breed goose chromosome 2, Taihu_goose_T2T_genome, whole genome shotgun sequence genome:
- the CHCHD7 gene encoding coiled-coil-helix-coiled-coil-helix domain-containing protein 7 isoform X2, producing MGSSKGARVRVPIMSRHAQQLRDHDRNPCIAETDASRKCMDDNNYKKDMCTDYFLKYKNCRKFWHDIMMQRKRNGVKPEMPSAEERRKILESIEKPY from the exons ATGGGAAGCAGTAAAGGGG cCAGGGTCCGAGTGCCTATAATGTCCAGGCATGCACAACAGCTTAGAGACCATGACAGAAATCCTTGCATAGCG GAAACAGATGCCTCTAGAAAATGTATGGATGACAACAACTATAAAAAGGATATGTGTACTGATTATTTTTTGAAGtacaaaaactgcagaaaattcTGG CATGACATAATgatgcagaggaagagaaatggtGTGAAACCAGAGATGCCCTCagcagaagagagaaggaaaatcttGGAATCGATAGAGAAGCCGTACTGA
- the CHCHD7 gene encoding coiled-coil-helix-coiled-coil-helix domain-containing protein 7 isoform X3 encodes MSRHAQQLRDHDRNPCIAETDASRKCMDDNNYKKDMCTDYFLKYKNCRKFWHDIMMQRKRNGVKPEMPSAEERRKILESIEKPY; translated from the exons ATGTCCAGGCATGCACAACAGCTTAGAGACCATGACAGAAATCCTTGCATAGCG GAAACAGATGCCTCTAGAAAATGTATGGATGACAACAACTATAAAAAGGATATGTGTACTGATTATTTTTTGAAGtacaaaaactgcagaaaattcTGG CATGACATAATgatgcagaggaagagaaatggtGTGAAACCAGAGATGCCCTCagcagaagagagaaggaaaatcttGGAATCGATAGAGAAGCCGTACTGA
- the CHCHD7 gene encoding coiled-coil-helix-coiled-coil-helix domain-containing protein 7 isoform X1, producing the protein MQTSENFVRSTDLARVRVPIMSRHAQQLRDHDRNPCIAETDASRKCMDDNNYKKDMCTDYFLKYKNCRKFWHDIMMQRKRNGVKPEMPSAEERRKILESIEKPY; encoded by the exons ATGCAAACATCTGAAAACTTTGTCCGTAGTACTGACTTGG cCAGGGTCCGAGTGCCTATAATGTCCAGGCATGCACAACAGCTTAGAGACCATGACAGAAATCCTTGCATAGCG GAAACAGATGCCTCTAGAAAATGTATGGATGACAACAACTATAAAAAGGATATGTGTACTGATTATTTTTTGAAGtacaaaaactgcagaaaattcTGG CATGACATAATgatgcagaggaagagaaatggtGTGAAACCAGAGATGCCCTCagcagaagagagaaggaaaatcttGGAATCGATAGAGAAGCCGTACTGA